The proteins below come from a single Chrysoperla carnea chromosome 1, inChrCarn1.1, whole genome shotgun sequence genomic window:
- the LOC123290910 gene encoding uncharacterized protein LOC123290910 isoform X1 — protein MLSKYAPTMVLGFARSRPGISLCLCCFSNKKNLPECEELKKFPPQKRDFIPPKAHQEPPSFSDPPDSADFPDRTQEPTRCIPRDKPVDSRIRNLQIQKPLSKLKPD, from the exons ATGCTTTCCAAATATGCACCGACAATGGTTCTTGGATTTGCAAGATCACGGCCTGGTATAA gtcTGTGTTTATGTTGTTtcagtaacaaaaaaaatctacctGAAtgtgaagaattaaaaaaatttcctccaCAAAAACGAGATTTCATACCGCCTAAAGCTCACCAAGAGCCACCATCATTTTCAGATCCTCCAGATAGCGCCGACTTCCCGGATCGAACACAAGAACCAACAAGATGTATTCCGAGAGATAAACCGGTAGATTCTCGTATAAGGAATTTACAAATCCAAAAACCATTATCAAAACTAAAACCAGATTAA
- the LOC123290908 gene encoding uncharacterized protein LOC123290908, with the protein MSRLISIRFSALKNNARLIQNITRNYVSPPIPPHPDSLSFKARKQIEDREQKRCLEEHIYPRRNETPPHTGDRKFKHEDFPSHMHDEQLKIEKKNIETNDPTDPIHKRYPKQEKWTEKPPQSPSPPKKTDGY; encoded by the exons ATGTCTCGTTTAATTTCAATCCGTTTTTCGGCTTTGAAAAACAATGCGAGATTAATACAGAATATAACtcgaa attacGTCTCGCCGCCGATTCCTCCACATCCAGATAGTTTATCATTTAAAGCACGAAAACAAATCGAAGATCGAGAACAAAAACGATGCTTGGAAGAGCATATATATCCACGACGTAACGAAACACCTCCACATACCGGTGATCGTAAATTTAAACATGAAGATTTTCCAAGTCATATGCACgatgaacaattaaaaattgaaaagaaaaatatagaaaCGAATGACCCTACCGATCCAATTCATAAAAGATATCCTAAACAAGAAAAATGGACGGAGAAGCCACCACAAAGTCCTTCACCTCCAAAGAAAACAGACGGTTATTAA
- the LOC123293811 gene encoding leucine-rich repeat extensin-like protein 3: MPPKKDNKMDEDVANVISELQNQLNKMRSELDLLQSSQSTPRVQTESQQVLWSALTNRRNIGSKCNCLSCQKKNGNGECSKPAKPPCCCPPPPPPCPPPCPPPPCCCPPKPQPPPPPPPCPCPPPPPRCPPPPCQPPPPPPPPRCPPPCPPPCPKPCPPPPPCRPPCPKPKPPPPCPRSKPCPPPPKPCPPITLPCCPPRKCPPPEPPCPPTTPTCLPPRKCLCLCCFSNKKNLPECEELKKFPPQKRDFIPPKAHQEPPSFSDPPDSADFPDRTQEPTRYFARLRKFCVTTDQYYPRPTGPTGRDPPERERKIQPRQKPLPCPSQPCVRDDYVHCNIRRCQCPQPISNLKPETMSMKSELNPDHPLMYHNTQPMYREEKTPYPELIERRYPWESRGQKTYCQQDQNLWSGLTSKRNISRCNCLACQKKNGCKPPEPPCCCPPPPPPPPPCPKPCPPCCPPPPPPPPPCCCPPPPPPPPPPCCCPPPPPKPKC; encoded by the exons ttcTGTGGAGTGCTTTGACAAATCGACGAAACATTGGAAGCAAATGCAATTGTCTTAGTTGTCAAAAGAAAAATGGAAATGGCGAATGTAGCAAACCTGCAAAACCACCTTGTTGCTGCCCGCCTCCGCCACCACCTTGCCCTCCACCTTGTCCACCACCACCATGCTGCTGCCCACCTAAACCGCAGCCACCACCACCACCGCCACCTTGCCCATGCCCGCCACCACCACCCCGATGCCCACCACCACCTTGCCAACCTCCTCCACCACCACCTCCACCAAGATGTCCTCCGCCGTGCCCTCCTCCATGCCCAAAACCATGTCCACCACCCCCACCATGCCGCCCCCCATGTCCGAAACCAAAACCTCCTCCTCCTTGTCCAAGATCTAAACCTTGTCCACCACCTCCAAAGCCCTGCCCACCAATCACACTACCATGTTGTCCACCAAGAAAATGCCCACCTCCAGAACCACCATGTCCGCCAACAACGCCTACCTGTTTACCACCAAGGAAAT gtcTGTGTTTATGTTGTTtcagtaacaaaaaaaatctacctGAAtgtgaagaattaaaaaaatttcctccaCAAAAACGAGATTTCATACCGCCTAAAGCTCACCAAGAGCCACCATCATTTTCAGATCCTCCAGATAGCGCCGACTTCCCGGATCGAACACAAGAACCAACAAGAT aTTTTGCAAGACTTCGTAAATTTTGTGTAACGACCGATCAGTATTATCCAAGACCGACAGGACCAACTGGAAGAGATCCACCTGAACGTGAAAGGAAAATTCAACCACGTCAAAAACCGTTACCATGTCCAAGTCAACCATGTGTCCGTGACGATTATGTTCATTGTAACATAAGACGCTGTCAATGTCCACAACCAATTTCAAATCTGAAACCAGAAACTATGTCTATGAAATCAGAACTAAATCCAGATCATCCTCTTATGTATCATAACACACAACCAATGTATAGAGAAGAAAAAACTCCATATCCAGAATTGATCGAAAGAAGATATCCGTGGGAATCTAGAGGTCAAAAAACCTATTGTCAACAGGACCAAA ATTTGTGGAGTGGTTTGACATCTAAACGAAACATAAGCAGATGTAACTGTCTCGCCTGTCAAAAGAAAAATGGTTGCAAGCCTCCAGAACCTCCTTGTTGCTGCCCACCTCCACCACCACCGCCTCCACCTTGTCCAAAGCCTTGCCCACCATGCTGTCCCCCGCCCCCTCCACCTCCTCCACCATGCTGTTGCCCTCCTCCGCCACCGCCTCCACCACCACCTTGCTGCTGTCCACCACCACCACCTAAACCAAAATGTTAA
- the LOC123290909 gene encoding uncharacterized protein LOC123290909: MSHRQLLSCALQQLHSGVLLRQVHVTNTTNCNSILKPRRLQYGEFLNDIKEPWPHALPNKHIFPHPPLPDVNPPHKRPAPFPNEPIQPQPRGWGEYWYKGEPWRRPFPR, encoded by the exons ATGTCACACAGGCAACTTTTAAGCTGCGCATTACAACAACTCCATTCCG GAGTTTTACTGCGTCAAGTGCATGTAACCAATACTACAAATTGTAACTCAATACTTAAACCACGACGCTTGCAATATGGCGAATTTTTGAATGATATAAAGGAGCCTTGGCCACATGCATTACCAAACAAGCATATCTTCCCACATCCACCGTTGCCTGATGTAAATCCCCCACATAAGAGACCAGCACCATTCCCAAATGAACCGATTCAACCTCAACCAAGAGGGTGGGGAGAATATTGGTACAAAGGTGAACCATGGCGTCGTCCATTTCCACGTTAA
- the LOC123290910 gene encoding uncharacterized protein LOC123290910 isoform X2 gives MLSKYAPTMVLGFARSRPGLCLCCFSNKKNLPECEELKKFPPQKRDFIPPKAHQEPPSFSDPPDSADFPDRTQEPTRCIPRDKPVDSRIRNLQIQKPLSKLKPD, from the exons ATGCTTTCCAAATATGCACCGACAATGGTTCTTGGATTTGCAAGATCACGGCCTG gtcTGTGTTTATGTTGTTtcagtaacaaaaaaaatctacctGAAtgtgaagaattaaaaaaatttcctccaCAAAAACGAGATTTCATACCGCCTAAAGCTCACCAAGAGCCACCATCATTTTCAGATCCTCCAGATAGCGCCGACTTCCCGGATCGAACACAAGAACCAACAAGATGTATTCCGAGAGATAAACCGGTAGATTCTCGTATAAGGAATTTACAAATCCAAAAACCATTATCAAAACTAAAACCAGATTAA
- the LOC123290907 gene encoding salivary glue protein Sgs-4-like: MTIFNMWRRQLMRPGPLNLLKGLAKLFSNKKVLDISSINPSIRTYTNQHRDANVQPAGGNAPPPRGNVQSLSKNMQQLQPISAQTPNINAQPPNGRAPHPNGNTQFASGINTLNANIPDIESTGEVQEHEKQECPPSPPACCEPCCTECCPRKRLTCPPQICPIPPCPPKPPPCCVHPPDCPEEPPPLPPHCINAKPKCLKCYRKFWEH; the protein is encoded by the exons ATGACAATATTTAATATGTGGCGACGCCAGTTAATGCGTCCCGGGCCACTGAATTTACTGAAAGgtttagcaaaattattttcgaataaaaaagtgttgg ATATTTCAAGTATTAACCCATCTATCCGTACTTATACTAATCAACATCGAGACGCAAATGTGCAACCTGCAGGCGGAAATGCGCCACCTCCAAGAGGAAATGTACAGTCTCTAAGCAAAAATATGCAACAATTACAACCTATAAGCGCACAAACTCCAAATATAAACGCACAGCCTCCAAACGGAAGGGCACCACATCCAAATGGAAACACGCAATTCGCAAGCGGCATCAACACTTTAAATGCGAATATCCCGGATATAGAAAGTACAGGAGAAGTACAAGAACATGAAAAGCAAGAATGTCCTCCTTCTCCACCTGCATGCTGTGAACCATGCTGCACAGAATGTTGCCCTCGTAAAAGATTGACCTGTCCGCCACAAATATGCCCGATTCCACCATGTCCTCCAAAGCCTCCACCATGTTGTGTTCATCCTCCAGATTGCCCTGAGGAACCACCTCCACTACCACCCCACTGCATCAATGCTAAACCAAAATGTTTGAAATGTTATCGCAAATTTTGggagcattaa